From Companilactobacillus heilongjiangensis, one genomic window encodes:
- a CDS encoding aldo/keto reductase: MTKLTDTFDIYNGVKIPKVAFGTWQIPANQARQAVSDAIETGYRHVDTALVYGNEKEVGQGIKDSGVKREDLFITSKLPAQTKSYDGALADFETTMKNLDLDYLDLYLVHAPWPWSEIGANYDKQNLDVWRAMEEIYKSGRVKAIGVSNFNVHDLENVMKTATVKPMVDQIQYYIGYTEPKITSFAKKNDILVEAYSPLATGGLIHNEDVLKIAEKYHVSVPQLAIQFVIQNDVLPLPKAVHKEHIVANTKLDFEISADDMKTLNAMPDTAPEHSHNSTQG; this comes from the coding sequence ATGACAAAATTAACTGATACATTTGATATTTATAATGGTGTTAAGATTCCCAAGGTAGCATTTGGTACATGGCAAATTCCCGCTAACCAAGCAAGACAAGCTGTTTCTGACGCTATCGAAACAGGTTACAGACATGTTGATACTGCACTTGTTTATGGCAATGAAAAAGAAGTTGGACAAGGTATTAAGGACTCTGGTGTTAAACGTGAGGACTTGTTCATTACTTCTAAACTACCTGCTCAAACAAAGTCTTATGACGGTGCTCTAGCTGACTTTGAAACAACTATGAAAAATCTTGATTTAGATTATTTGGATCTTTATTTGGTTCACGCTCCATGGCCTTGGAGTGAAATTGGTGCTAATTATGACAAGCAAAATCTTGATGTATGGCGCGCTATGGAAGAAATTTACAAATCTGGCCGTGTTAAGGCTATTGGTGTTTCAAACTTTAACGTACATGATTTGGAAAATGTAATGAAGACAGCAACTGTTAAGCCAATGGTTGACCAAATTCAATACTACATTGGTTATACAGAACCAAAGATTACTTCATTTGCTAAAAAGAATGATATTTTGGTTGAGGCATACTCACCACTTGCTACAGGTGGCTTGATCCACAACGAAGATGTCTTGAAGATTGCTGAAAAGTATCATGTCAGCGTTCCTCAACTAGCTATTCAATTTGTTATCCAAAATGATGTTTTGCCATTACCAAAGGCTGTTCACAAGGAACATATTGTTGCTAATACTAAGTTGGACTTTGAGATTAGTGCTGATGACATGAAGACATTGAACGCAATGCCTGATACTGCTCCAGAGCATTCTCACAATTCTACACAAGGGTAA
- a CDS encoding GNAT family N-acetyltransferase, which yields MIKIRQATENDVQELLDIYAPYILNTTITFEDVIPTVEDFKKRIHNILENFPYLVAVDDNNKIRGYAYAHAYKPRAAYAWTVETSIYVEREYEGHGVGTTLYQYLENTLKRQGVVNLMACITEENTNSVKFHEKCGYEKVGTFKKVGFKFNRWLDIVWMQKTLNPRLEKMEKVISFNKLD from the coding sequence ATGATTAAGATTAGACAGGCAACCGAAAATGATGTGCAAGAATTGTTAGATATTTATGCGCCATACATTCTTAATACGACAATTACTTTTGAAGATGTTATTCCAACTGTAGAAGATTTCAAGAAACGGATTCATAATATTTTAGAAAACTTTCCTTATTTAGTAGCAGTTGATGATAATAACAAAATTCGTGGATATGCTTACGCTCACGCCTATAAACCTCGTGCCGCATATGCTTGGACGGTTGAAACTAGTATCTACGTAGAACGTGAATATGAGGGTCATGGTGTGGGGACAACATTGTATCAATATTTGGAAAATACTTTAAAAAGACAGGGTGTCGTCAACTTGATGGCATGCATTACTGAGGAAAATACGAATAGTGTTAAATTTCATGAGAAATGTGGTTATGAGAAAGTCGGAACCTTTAAAAAGGTTGGTTTCAAGTTTAATCGGTGGCTCGATATTGTCTGGATGCAGAAAACATTAAATCCACGTTTAGAAAAAATGGAAAAAGTAATTTCTTTTAATAAATTGGATTAA
- a CDS encoding peptidylprolyl isomerase: protein MTYPQLDLENATGSVATINTNHGIIKIQLFDELVPKTVKNFVELAKKGYYNGIIFHRVIPDFMIQGGDPTGTGMAGESIYGDSFEDEFTDQLFNLDGALSMANAGPNTNGSQFFIVSNQNVPKRMIKEMAGAGYPQEIIAAYKNGGTPWLDHRHTVFGQVIDGMDVVREIARAKRDGNDKPKEDIVMESVEITD from the coding sequence ATGACATACCCACAATTAGATTTAGAAAATGCTACAGGTAGTGTGGCAACAATCAATACTAATCATGGAATAATTAAGATTCAATTGTTTGATGAACTAGTACCTAAGACAGTTAAGAACTTTGTTGAATTAGCTAAGAAAGGTTATTACAACGGAATTATCTTCCATCGTGTAATCCCTGATTTCATGATTCAAGGTGGCGATCCAACTGGTACTGGTATGGCTGGTGAAAGTATTTACGGCGATAGCTTTGAAGATGAGTTTACTGATCAATTGTTCAACTTGGACGGTGCACTATCAATGGCTAACGCTGGTCCTAATACTAATGGTAGTCAATTCTTCATCGTATCTAACCAAAATGTGCCTAAGCGTATGATTAAGGAAATGGCCGGAGCTGGTTATCCTCAAGAAATCATTGCAGCTTATAAGAATGGTGGAACTCCATGGTTGGATCACAGACACACTGTCTTTGGCCAAGTAATTGATGGAATGGATGTTGTCCGTGAAATTGCTCGTGCTAAACGTGATGGAAATGATAAGCCTAAAGAAGATATCGTTATGGAAAGTGTTGAAATCACAGATTAA
- a CDS encoding GNAT family N-acetyltransferase, which translates to MALVYMRKAEASDIDAIMEVINEAKALLKADGSTQWQDGHPDRDLLLDDIAKGFARVLIVDGDVAGTATLMTTDDPNYSKIEGAWQDTTDQYATIHRIAISAKYRGMKLSKFFFSNLISDTYAQGIRHMRIDTHKLNKRMQHLAQEFGFEYTGIIYVPDAIDGKRLAYELSMVK; encoded by the coding sequence ATGGCACTAGTTTATATGAGAAAAGCCGAAGCTTCCGATATTGATGCAATTATGGAAGTGATTAACGAGGCTAAAGCACTTTTAAAAGCTGATGGTAGTACACAATGGCAAGATGGACATCCGGATAGAGATTTATTGCTTGATGATATTGCCAAAGGATTTGCTAGAGTTTTAATAGTTGATGGAGATGTTGCCGGAACTGCTACTTTGATGACAACGGATGACCCTAACTACAGTAAAATTGAAGGAGCTTGGCAAGATACAACTGATCAATATGCTACAATTCATCGAATTGCTATTTCTGCTAAATATCGTGGTATGAAGTTGAGCAAATTCTTTTTCTCTAATTTAATCAGTGATACATATGCCCAAGGCATTCGTCACATGCGAATTGATACACATAAACTCAATAAACGCATGCAACATTTAGCTCAAGAATTCGGTTTTGAATATACTGGAATTATTTATGTTCCAGATGCAATCGATGGTAAACGTTTGGCTTATGAATTAAGTATGGTAAAGTAG
- a CDS encoding DUF3955 domain-containing protein, translating into MFISLVLSIGCFVLFEMIGSTVDSNGILHEPFFLIPFGCLFIIIGFVSGLIHWYQRKFAK; encoded by the coding sequence ATGTTTATTTCATTAGTTTTGAGCATTGGATGTTTTGTATTGTTTGAAATGATTGGATCAACCGTTGACAGTAATGGAATTTTACATGAACCATTTTTCTTAATACCATTTGGCTGCTTATTTATCATAATAGGATTCGTCAGTGGTCTAATTCACTGGTATCAGCGCAAATTTGCCAAATAA
- a CDS encoding mechanosensitive ion channel family protein, with translation MLYYIYSFLKGTIILKSSLNLNSLIKNMFLKVDWESVLQHIAGVLFQLILLTIVLLLINWIGKKIIRHIFKTGLRGTKASISPKKLDTIYTLVLNIFKYILIFFWIYAILSAIGIPVGTLIAGAGIFSLAIGLGAQGFVSDMVNGFFILLEQQISVGDTIKINSIEGRVTYVGIRTTQIQSIDGTLNYIPNRNITVVSNKSRNNMQALMEIPIFNDSPFNEITKIIEDINQNLNLTELNITKRPAIIGFANQNDGTLTIQVAAYTKPGAQFEARNVLLKTYLSAIKDANIDLPK, from the coding sequence TTGCTATACTATATTTACAGCTTTTTGAAAGGAACAATCATCTTGAAATCATCCCTTAACTTAAATTCTCTAATTAAAAACATGTTTCTCAAAGTCGACTGGGAATCGGTCTTGCAACATATCGCTGGTGTTTTATTCCAGCTAATCCTATTAACAATCGTCCTATTATTAATCAATTGGATTGGTAAAAAAATTATTCGCCATATCTTCAAAACTGGATTACGTGGCACTAAAGCATCCATTTCACCCAAGAAACTCGACACAATTTACACATTAGTCCTTAATATTTTCAAATATATCCTGATATTCTTCTGGATTTACGCTATTCTTTCAGCCATTGGGATTCCTGTTGGGACATTGATTGCTGGTGCCGGAATCTTCAGTTTGGCAATTGGACTTGGTGCGCAAGGTTTCGTTTCCGATATGGTCAACGGATTTTTCATCCTATTAGAACAACAAATCAGTGTTGGCGATACGATTAAAATCAATAGTATTGAAGGTCGTGTTACATACGTTGGTATTCGGACTACGCAAATTCAAAGTATCGACGGAACTCTCAACTACATCCCCAACCGTAATATCACCGTTGTCAGCAATAAATCCCGTAACAATATGCAGGCTCTAATGGAAATTCCTATCTTCAACGACTCCCCTTTTAACGAAATTACGAAGATTATTGAAGATATTAATCAAAATTTGAATTTAACTGAACTAAATATCACCAAACGTCCTGCTATTATTGGTTTTGCCAATCAAAACGACGGTACATTGACCATTCAAGTTGCAGCCTACACTAAACCAGGTGCTCAATTTGAAGCTAGAAATGTCTTGTTAAAAACATATTTGTCAGCCATTAAAGATGCTAACATCGATTTACCTAAATAA
- a CDS encoding Tex family protein → MAASKSEDNMVDLTQSVHKQMNKYKSQQIKAVLELLDEGNTVPFIARYRKERTGTLDEVAIRDIEDEAHRLMKLNQRREDVINLIQEQGKLTPKLKKQLEEATVLQQVEDLYLPYKQKKQTKASIAREAGLEPLANWLLSFPSGGLNNKASSFINASKKLANLEDVWAGVNEILAEQFSENASFREWIRGYTWQNGELTSKVKRGAKEKDEGQTYETYYDFQQSLKQIPPYRTLAINRGEREKILTVGISIDTDKIMNFGNSRIIGRHQGPAVEKVQNAFADAYKRFLGPAIARELRRKLSDQANEHAIKVFGNNLYHLLMASPLKGKVVMGFDPAYRTGCKLAIVDANGRFLTKQVIYPHKPANKEKRDAAKTEFKKLLEDYQVEMIAIGNGTASRESEEFVSEILKTLKRPVYYVIVNEAGASVYSASANARSEFGDLHVEERSAISIGRRLQDPLAELIKVDPKAIGVGQYQHDVPEKDLDEQLDRVVETAVNQVGVNVNTASPELLTHISGLTATTAKNIVKFRNENGTFNKREVLKKVPRLGPKAYQQSVGFLRIISGDDPLDNTDIHPESYAATRKLLKEIDMSIESVGTTELHQKLVELNKHEWAQKLDIGEETLTDIIDGLSKPGRDLRDNMPAPLLRQDVLTMADLKPGMELQGTVRNVIDFGVFVDIGVKQDGLVHISQLADRFVSDPSTIVTIGDIVTVWVLSVDENRNRIQLTMRKDKVNN, encoded by the coding sequence ATGGCAGCAAGTAAGTCAGAAGATAATATGGTTGATTTGACTCAATCAGTCCATAAACAAATGAATAAGTACAAATCTCAACAAATCAAAGCAGTTCTAGAGTTGTTGGATGAAGGGAATACTGTGCCATTTATTGCCCGTTATCGTAAGGAACGGACTGGGACTTTGGATGAAGTTGCCATTCGTGATATTGAAGATGAAGCACATCGATTAATGAAGTTAAATCAACGACGTGAAGATGTCATTAATTTGATTCAGGAACAGGGCAAGTTAACGCCGAAATTAAAGAAGCAGCTTGAAGAAGCAACGGTATTACAACAAGTGGAGGACTTATATCTTCCATATAAACAAAAGAAGCAGACCAAAGCTAGTATTGCTCGAGAAGCTGGGCTAGAACCACTAGCAAATTGGCTATTAAGTTTTCCATCAGGCGGTTTAAATAACAAAGCGAGTTCATTTATTAATGCTAGTAAAAAGTTAGCTAATTTAGAGGACGTTTGGGCTGGAGTCAACGAAATTTTGGCCGAACAATTCAGTGAAAATGCTAGTTTCCGTGAATGGATACGAGGATATACTTGGCAAAATGGTGAATTGACTAGCAAGGTTAAACGTGGTGCTAAGGAAAAGGATGAGGGACAAACTTACGAAACATATTACGATTTTCAACAATCATTGAAACAAATCCCTCCATACCGGACCTTAGCCATTAACCGTGGAGAACGTGAAAAAATATTGACCGTTGGTATTTCCATTGATACCGATAAAATTATGAATTTTGGAAATTCTCGAATAATTGGTCGTCATCAAGGACCAGCTGTCGAAAAAGTCCAGAATGCCTTTGCGGATGCATACAAACGATTTTTGGGACCAGCTATTGCCAGAGAACTTCGTCGCAAGCTATCTGACCAAGCAAATGAACATGCCATTAAAGTCTTTGGAAATAATTTGTATCATCTTTTGATGGCATCACCATTGAAAGGCAAAGTTGTTATGGGCTTCGATCCAGCCTATCGAACGGGCTGTAAATTAGCAATTGTCGATGCTAACGGAAGATTTTTGACCAAACAAGTAATTTATCCTCACAAGCCGGCTAACAAAGAAAAACGGGATGCAGCTAAAACTGAATTTAAGAAGTTACTAGAAGATTATCAAGTTGAAATGATTGCTATTGGGAACGGAACTGCCAGTCGAGAATCTGAAGAGTTTGTAAGTGAAATTTTAAAAACTCTAAAACGTCCGGTTTATTACGTAATTGTTAATGAAGCAGGTGCTTCAGTTTATTCGGCGAGTGCAAATGCCCGTTCAGAATTTGGTGATCTGCACGTTGAAGAGCGCTCAGCAATCAGTATTGGTCGTCGTTTGCAGGATCCATTGGCGGAATTGATAAAAGTTGATCCAAAAGCAATCGGTGTAGGTCAATATCAACATGATGTTCCTGAAAAAGATTTAGATGAACAGTTAGACCGAGTTGTAGAAACAGCTGTAAACCAAGTGGGAGTTAATGTTAATACAGCAAGTCCCGAACTTTTGACTCATATTTCTGGTTTGACTGCAACGACAGCTAAAAATATCGTAAAGTTTCGAAATGAAAATGGTACCTTCAATAAACGTGAAGTATTAAAGAAAGTTCCTCGATTGGGACCTAAAGCCTATCAACAGTCAGTCGGCTTTCTAAGAATTATTTCTGGAGATGATCCGCTGGACAACACTGATATTCATCCGGAAAGCTATGCTGCCACACGGAAATTGTTGAAAGAAATTGATATGTCTATTGAATCAGTTGGTACCACTGAGCTTCACCAAAAATTAGTGGAATTAAATAAACACGAGTGGGCTCAAAAGTTGGATATTGGTGAGGAAACTCTAACTGATATTATTGACGGATTGAGTAAGCCAGGTAGAGATTTGCGTGACAATATGCCAGCACCATTGCTCCGACAAGATGTTTTAACTATGGCTGATCTTAAACCAGGGATGGAACTTCAAGGTACAGTTAGAAATGTGATTGATTTCGGTGTGTTTGTTGATATCGGGGTTAAACAAGATGGATTAGTGCATATTTCACAGTTAGCTGACCGATTTGTTAGTGATCCTAGTACGATAGTAACGATTGGCGATATTGTGACTGTTTGGGTACTAAGTGTCGACGAGAATCGCAATCGTATTCAATTGACGATGCGTAAAGATAAAGTTAATAATTAA
- a CDS encoding C69 family dipeptidase, whose amino-acid sequence MEKRIKGSCTSILVGKKASIDGSTIISRNDDGHEALDPQRFVVVNPEDQPKTYTSVISKVNVDLPDNPLRYTSMPNSILTNGIWPAAGINSKNVAMSATETITTNSRVLGLDPFVEGGLGEEDLVTVVLPYANSAREGVKRLGSLLEKYGTYEPNGISFADKEEVWWLETIGGHHFAAVRIPDDAYVVAPNRMNIDDFDFDSDDTICSDDLKEMIDNNNLNPDFDKYNLRHIFGSSSIKDTVYNNPRTWYGQRFFSPDDTPDDPMDQDLPFICHANRKISIEDVKFVLSSHFENTKYDVYGNGTDAEKKLFRPIGINRNHNVHILQIRNNVPTEIAGIHWLAYGANTFNTVVPFYANVNDTPAPYKNATGKFDLNNMYWLSCTTALLGDTDYDFYVDMRNDYELDAMSAYRKIQNDTDTDIKDAKNVEKYLESANEKLATTAFELQTKLLGDMVTMGSENMKLRYNLND is encoded by the coding sequence ATGGAAAAACGCATTAAAGGTTCATGTACATCAATTTTAGTCGGTAAAAAGGCTTCAATCGATGGCTCAACAATTATTTCTCGAAACGATGATGGTCACGAAGCACTAGATCCTCAACGTTTTGTAGTTGTAAACCCTGAGGACCAACCAAAAACTTACACTTCAGTTATTAGTAAAGTTAACGTTGATCTTCCTGACAACCCACTCCGTTACACATCAATGCCTAACTCAATTTTGACAAATGGTATCTGGCCAGCCGCCGGTATTAATAGTAAAAACGTTGCTATGTCAGCAACTGAAACAATTACTACTAATTCACGTGTCTTAGGACTAGATCCATTCGTTGAAGGTGGACTTGGTGAAGAAGACCTTGTTACCGTAGTTCTTCCATACGCCAACAGTGCCCGTGAAGGTGTTAAACGTCTTGGTTCATTGTTAGAAAAATATGGTACTTACGAACCAAACGGTATCTCATTTGCTGACAAAGAAGAAGTTTGGTGGCTTGAAACTATCGGTGGACACCACTTTGCTGCCGTTCGTATTCCTGACGATGCCTATGTTGTCGCTCCTAACCGTATGAATATCGACGATTTCGACTTCGATTCTGATGACACAATTTGTTCAGACGATTTGAAGGAAATGATTGATAACAATAATTTGAATCCTGATTTTGACAAATATAATTTGAGACATATTTTTGGTAGCTCATCTATTAAAGATACTGTTTACAACAACCCACGTACTTGGTATGGTCAAAGATTCTTCAGTCCCGACGACACACCAGATGATCCAATGGACCAAGATTTGCCATTCATTTGTCACGCCAACCGTAAAATTTCTATTGAAGATGTAAAATTTGTCTTGAGTTCCCATTTCGAAAATACTAAATATGATGTTTACGGAAATGGTACTGATGCTGAAAAGAAACTCTTCCGTCCAATCGGAATTAACAGAAACCACAACGTTCACATTCTCCAAATTAGAAATAATGTTCCCACTGAAATTGCTGGTATCCACTGGTTAGCTTACGGTGCCAACACATTCAACACAGTTGTTCCTTTCTACGCTAACGTCAACGACACACCTGCACCATACAAAAATGCTACTGGCAAATTCGACCTTAATAACATGTATTGGTTGAGTTGTACAACAGCTTTACTTGGTGATACTGATTATGACTTCTACGTTGACATGCGAAACGATTACGAACTCGATGCTATGAGTGCTTATCGTAAAATCCAAAACGATACTGATACCGATATTAAAGATGCCAAAAATGTTGAAAAATATTTGGAATCAGCTAACGAAAAATTGGCTACAACTGCTTTTGAATTACAAACTAAATTGCTCGGAGACATGGTAACAATGGGTTCTGAGAATATGAAGCTCCGTTACAATTTAAACGATTAA
- a CDS encoding exonuclease SbcCD subunit D, producing MKLLHTADWHIGRTLNALSLLDEQKHAFEQILQIAKDEHVDGVVIAGDIYDRAIPNPEAVTALDKMLREINLENNIPIYAISGNHDSAKRLNYGREWMEHTNFHLNTLLKEAFTPVETDEAQLFLLPFFDPIDARVYYKEQGLPDEEVKSITTISDAMNLVVSDMVKLFDKNKKHILITHFAVTPHKDEEIDLTSETTSKVGGLATLTADQFQAFDYVMLGHIHTRFASPSETIRYSGSPVKFNIKEARLKNKAKGVDIVTIDDSGITREFKPLTPKTDLIVLEENWQTLCDADFYKQQPVNKDWFAITIKDFDRSEHIQTNIRAELQKRYGTIVELDYQVNQDKNDLQHVAVNINEISPEETVDKFFQTITGKDLSTKQKNIVETIFNEVEREHK from the coding sequence ATGAAACTTTTACATACAGCTGACTGGCATATTGGTCGAACATTAAATGCACTGTCTCTTTTGGACGAACAAAAGCATGCCTTTGAGCAAATATTACAAATTGCTAAAGATGAACACGTTGATGGCGTTGTTATTGCGGGTGATATTTATGACCGCGCCATCCCTAATCCCGAGGCCGTAACTGCCTTAGATAAAATGCTTCGTGAAATAAATTTGGAAAACAACATCCCTATTTATGCTATTTCTGGTAATCACGACAGCGCCAAGCGGCTCAACTATGGTCGTGAATGGATGGAACACACTAATTTTCACCTAAATACCCTTCTAAAAGAAGCCTTTACACCAGTTGAGACTGACGAGGCTCAACTTTTTCTATTGCCATTTTTTGATCCAATCGATGCCCGTGTTTACTACAAAGAGCAAGGACTCCCCGATGAAGAAGTTAAAAGTATTACAACAATCAGTGATGCCATGAATTTAGTCGTCAGCGATATGGTGAAATTATTCGACAAAAATAAGAAACATATCTTGATAACCCACTTTGCTGTCACTCCTCATAAAGATGAAGAGATTGACCTTACTAGTGAAACTACGTCTAAAGTCGGTGGTTTAGCCACATTAACCGCTGATCAATTCCAAGCTTTCGATTATGTAATGCTTGGTCATATTCATACCCGTTTTGCCTCCCCAAGTGAGACTATCCGTTATTCTGGTAGTCCTGTTAAGTTCAATATCAAAGAAGCACGTCTCAAAAATAAAGCTAAAGGTGTCGATATCGTTACCATTGACGATTCTGGTATTACACGTGAATTCAAACCTTTAACACCAAAAACTGATTTAATTGTCCTCGAAGAGAATTGGCAAACTCTCTGTGATGCTGACTTTTACAAACAACAACCAGTTAATAAAGATTGGTTTGCGATAACTATTAAAGATTTTGACCGTAGTGAACACATTCAGACTAATATCCGTGCTGAGTTGCAAAAACGTTATGGAACAATTGTCGAATTAGATTATCAAGTCAATCAAGACAAAAATGATTTACAGCACGTTGCAGTCAATATCAATGAAATCAGCCCTGAAGAAACGGTCGACAAATTTTTTCAAACTATTACCGGCAAGGACTTATCAACTAAACAAAAGAACATTGTTGAGACTATCTTCAATGAAGTAGAAAGAGAGCACAAATGA